The Halogranum gelatinilyticum genome contains the following window.
CAGGCCATCCGCGCCGACGAACTCCACGAGCAGGGCGTCACTGGCGAGGACGTCCGCGTCGGCGTCGTCGGCAGCACGTTCGCCGCCGACCACGAGGCCATCGCGGGGCACGTCGCCGACCACTACAGCGTCGAGCGGCCGCCGGTCCGGCCGCGGAGCGAGACGGGCCACGACACCGCCGTCGCCGAGGTCGTCACGCGGACCGCACCGGGTGCGGACCTCTATCTCGCCGAGGTGGGGACGAGTCCGACCGGTGACTCCTACGCCGACGCCGTCTCGTGGCTCGTCGCCAACGACGTCGACGTCGTCGTCGACGCCGGGAGCTACTTCTCGACGGCGGACGGCGACACGGACCGCATCGCCGCCGTCGCCGAGAACGCCTCCGACGACGGGGTGGTCTTCGTCACCTCCGCGGGCAACTACGGCGACCGCCACTGGCGCGGCGTCGACGACGGCGAGGGCTGGGTCGAGTTCGCCCCGGACTCGGAGGCCAACCCCCTCGCCGACGGCACCGCCACGAGCGGCCGAGTCTCGCTGCGGCTCTCGTGGAACACCTCGGCCGACTACGACCTCTATCTCTACCGCAAGGGGACGGCGCGTGACCCGGTCGTCGCCAAATCGGTGACGCGGCAGAACGGGACGAACGCCACGGCGACGGAGACCATCAACGCCGTCGTCCCGAAGGGCGTCTACTACGTCGGCATCTACGCTCACGACGCGGGCGGGACGGCCGACGCTGACGGCGCGAACCGTACGAGTCACACGAACGCTACGAGTCCCGCGAACCACACGACCCCCACGACCAGTCGGCTCCGGCTGTTCTCGACGACGACGTCGCTGACGCACACGACGTCGGGCAGCATGGTCGCGCCCGCGACGAGCGGCTCGGTCATCGCCGTCGGAGCCATCGACGTCCGGAGCGGCCAGCTCCGCGACTACAGCTCCCACGGCACCGACGAGTTCGACGTCGACGTCGGCGCGCCGGACGGGGTGGGAACGCGCGTCACCGGGACGTTCTACGGGACCTCCGCGGCCGCGCCGTACGTCGCAGGCACGGCGGCACTCGTCGAGTCCTCCTACGACGGGCTGTCGCCGCGCGAGGTCGAGCAGTTGCTCGAACGGACGGCGGACGGCGAAAGTCGGCGACTCGACGCGGTCGACGCCGTCGAGGCGGCTGCCGCGGTTCGGCGTGCGAACGTCGACGGCCACGACGGCCACGAGGTCGACAGCGTCGGCGGCGTCGACGACATCGATGACTTCGACGATATCGACGACACGGCCGAGGGAAACGGCCCATGACAATCCTCGCCGCACAGTTGAATACGCACGCGACCGAGAGAGACGACATGGGAGCCGACCGACCCGTCCGGAGCCGTCAGTGACGCCTGCCTCCGAGAGGCGGCGTCGAAGCGGTCCGCGCGCGGAGCCGCGGATTCGAGAGTACTGGAGTTGGATCGCCGTCGCGCTGTTCTTGCTCGTGACGGTCGACCTCCTGACGTCGCTCTATGCGGCCGCCGCCGTCGGCGTCGGTGCCGAGAGCAATCCGCTGATGCGGTGGCTCCTCGGACAGTCGGTTCCGGTCGTCGTCGGCGTCAACGTCCTCGCGGTCGTCCTCGTCGCAGTGGCCTTCGCCGGAGTGATGCGGATGCTCCGGGTGACGCCCGCGCCGTACGACCGCTACTTCGCGTTCGGGATCGAACTCTGGCTCGGTCTGCTGCTCGCCGCCGGGCTGTTCGTCTTCGCGAACAATCTCTCGGTCGTCGTCCTCGGCGACAGTCTGCTGTGAGTTTCGTCGTCGCCAGCAGGCCGCCCCCATCGACGGGCCGACCTCGCCGACAAGCCGCCCTCGCTGACGACACCCCAGCCGAACCCTTTTGTCTGAGAAGGCGACCACGCTCCGATACAGCTAACCATGACGGACAGTGAGGAAGCGACGTGACCTGGGAGTCGGTGTTCGGCCACGCGGAGCCGTATCCAGAACAGGCGGCAGGCATCGAGACGGCCATCGAGACCGCAGACGACGGCGGCTTCGTCGTCCTCGAAGGTGCCTGTGGGACTGGCAAGACCATGCTCGCGCTGACGGCGGGCATCGACCGCGTGCGCGACCCCGACTCCGACTACGAACGCGTGGTCGTCCTCACGAGCGTCAAACAGCAGCTCCGACAGTTCGAGGACGACCTCCGCACCATCAACGACAACCTCCCCGACGACTGGCGACCCGTCTCCGGGCTGACGCTCGTCGGCAAGGCGGACGTCTGTCCGTACAGCCGCGAGCGCGTCGCTGGCATCGACGAGAAGAACGTCTACGACCGCTGTGAGGGACTCCGCGAGCGGACGCGAAACCTCGTCGGCGACGGCGGCGACACCACCGCCGCGAGCCTCGTCTCGCAGGCCCGGAGTGCCCAGACCGGACTCGCCGACTCAAGCTCCAGCGGTCCCGACTATCTCGAGACCGCGGGCGACCCGACGCCCTACTTGCCAGAAATGCCCGAGTACGGCGACACCGAGTTCTGCCCGTTCTACGCGCAGTTCCTCGACGACCTGCCGGAGGACGGCGACCCCATCGAGGCCGTCCCGTTCGACTTCGACAGTCAGGGCCTCATCGAACCCGACGACCTCGTCTCGCTCTCCGCTGGCTTCGGCACCTGTCCCCACTCGATGATGGGCGCGGTGCTTTCCCACGTCGAGGTCGTCGTCGGCAACTACTACCACGCCTTCGACCCGACGACGGCGTCGACGTTCACCGGCGCGCTGCTCGACGACTCGACGTTCCTTGTCTGCGACGAGGCGCATATGCTCGAACCGCGCGTCCGCGACCTCGTCAGCGACGCCGTCGGTGACGTGAGCCTCCGCGACGCCGAATCGGAGCTGACGCGCGTCATCCAGCCCGTCGAGTTCGAGGACGACGGCGCGAAGTCGACCGGCGCGCAGACGATGGACGCCCAACTCGTCCGCGCCGAACTCGAGGAGTCAGACGTCACGCTCAGCGAGTTGAAGGAACTCCGGTCGTTCGTCCGCGACCTCCGCGAGGAACTCGACCGGCGCGTCACGGCCCACCTCGACCACGTCCAACCCGACTGGCGGGCCGATTTGACCCAACTGGACGACCACGAACTTCCCCTCCGGGACCCCGAGGTCCCCGCGACCGACGAGATCACCGAGTGGGCAGGAGAGGAGGGCTACGACGGCGGCGTCTGGGCGCGCGCCGAGATCATCGGTTCGACCGTCGCCCGCATCCTCAACTCCGCCGAGGAGGAGGACAAGAAACGGGTGACGCCCGGTGTCGGCCGCGTTCTCGGCGAGTGGTACCGCCAGGACCACGAGCGCTACTTCCGCGAAATCGAGTTAGAGAGAACGTGGGACGAGACGCAGCCACCGGACTCGTGGCGACGCGCCTACAACGCCCGGCTCGCGCTGCACAACTGCGTCCCGAGCGACGCCATCGGCGACCGGCTCGCCGAGTTCGGCGGCGGCGTCCTGATGAGCGCGACGCTCGAACCGCTCGACGTCTTCCGTCGCGTCTCGGGACTCGATTACTTGGAGGAAGAAGGCCGCCCCGTCGTCGAACGGACCTTCGGTCTTGGCTTCCCCGAGGAGAACCGTGCGAGCTTCGCGGTCGACGCGCCGAAGTTCACCTACGGCAACCGCGGGTCGCCGGGCGAGGACAACGAGACGCGCCGCGTCTACGCCGACTCGGTCGCGGAAGTCGCCCGACGCCCCGGCAACGTGCTCGTCGGGATGCCGAGCTACGGCGAGGCCGAGTGGATCGCGAGCGTCCTCCGCGAGCGACTGGACAAGCCTGTCCTCGTCGACGAGTCGAGTGACGACGTCGCCACCGAGTCGCTGAAGACGGACTTCTTCGGCGGGCAGGACAAGGTGCTCGTGACCAGTCTGCGAGGGACGCTCACCGAGGGCGTCGACTACCGCGGCGACCGCCTGTCGGCCGCCGTCGTCTGCGGCGTCCCCATCATCAACACGGCCAGTCCCCGAACCAAAGCGCTCGTGACGGCCTACGACCGGGAGTTCGGCAGCGACGGGAGCGCGGCGGGTCGTGGTACTGGCGGCGGCGGTGGCGGCGGTGGAAGCCGAAGCGGCTTCGAGACCGCCCTGACTGTCCCGGCGGTCCGCAAGGCGCGGCAGGCCATCGGCCGCGTCATCCGCGGAAGCGACGAGGTCGGCGTCCGCGTCTTCGTCGACGGCCGCTACGCTCGCGAGTCGTGGAACAGCGTCCGCGAGTATCTGCCCGAAGAAGAGCGCGAGGAGTTCCGTCCGGTGAGTCCCGATATGCTGTCGTTCGCGCTCGACCGTTTCTGGGACGGCGAGGCGAGTCTCTAAGTCACACCGACTGAGTCGACGAGTCGACTCAGGGCAGGAGGAAGTAGAAGAAGACGAGGTAGCCGCCGACGAGGACGCCGCCGTCGAGCCGGGAGATGTCGCGGTTGTTGAGCATGATGGCGATGATGCCGAAGGTGAAGACGATGAGCACCGGGAAGTCGAAGCTGAGCGTGTCCGTGGGGACGTTGAGCGGGACCATCAGCGCGAGCACGCCGAGGACAGCGAGGATGTTGTAGATGTTGGAGCCGACGACGTTGCCGATGGAGAGTTCTTCCTCACCGCGAGCCGCGCTGACGACGGAGGCCGCCAGTTCCGGCAGCGACGTCCCGAACGCGAGCACCGTGAGACCGACGAAGCGCGGCCCGAAGCCGAGTGCTTCGAGCGCGCCCTGGCCGCCCTGGATGAGCCAGCGCGAGCCGAGCAGGAGCAACAGGAGGCCGCCACCGAGCTTCGCGAAGTCCATCAGCTTGGGGTCGACGTCCTCGTCGAGGTCGACCTCGTCGGACTCGACTTCACCCTCGGTCTGCTGCATCCGGTAGAACAGATAGCCCGTGAACGCCGCGAGCAGCAGGAGAAACACCCCACCGTCGAAGCGACCGAGAGTACCGTCGAGTCCCAGACCGACGAGGAGCACCGCCGCGAGCACCATGAAGGGCACGTGCTCGCGGAAGACGTCCTCGTTGACAGAGAGCGGCCGGATGAGCGCGGCGATGCCGAGCACGAGACCGATGTTGGCGATGTTGGAACCGATGATGGCTCCCAGCCCGAGGCTCGTCGAGTAGTCGAGTCCCGAGAGGATGGCGACGAACAGTTCGGGCGTCGTCGTCGCGAAGGCGACGACGGTGACGCCGACGATCGCGGCCTTGAGTCCGAAGCCGAGCGCGAGGCGGGCGGCACCGTCGACGAGGAGTTCGGCACCGAGATACAAGAGGAGAATGCCCACGACGAGATAGAGCGTGTTCGTCGAGAGCAGCACGTCGGCTGCCGAGACTCCCCCGCCGGTCTGGAGTACCACCGGTGTGTCAGGAGATAACAGATAGCTCGATAAGTCGGCCGAACGGAACATTACCGGTCGGTAGCCGACAACGAGTGATAAATCCGCCGAGTCAGCCATCAGGAACAATAATTATGAATCTGAGAGAATCAACAGTCCAGAGGAGTCAGTAGCGCGGAGGGAGCTTCGGGCGCGCGGTGCGTCGGTGGCGGTGCGTGAGAGGGGTCGTGGGTCAGTTCTCGGTCCACTCGGCCTTGCAGTCGTCGTCACAGAAATGCCGGTGCTGGACGATACCGTCCTCGACAGACGTGAGCACGCGGTGTGTGGGCGATTGGATGATCAGTTCGCCGCAGGTCGCACACTCGGGTGCGTTGCTCTCGTCTACGTCCTCACCGAGGTCAGAGGTGGGGTCAACCATGTTCCGGAAGAGTCGTCGCTGGCGGCACTTCAATCCGACTGCGACGGCAGTTTCGGCCGAAGGGAGAGCCTGCCGACCGCTACGTTCGGCTATGGAGTCCTCTTAGCGGGGTTTATGTGGCCGCCGCGGGTTTTCTCACCCGAGTCATGTCAGGCGTCGACACGGAGTTCGAGGCGGTGGACCGTCGGAGAGACACGGATACGCGGACGGGACGCGACTTCGACCTCCACAGTGTCGTCGTCAGCGACGGAAACGGTCCCGACGAGTGTACCATCTTTCCGCGACAACGCGGCCACCTGGACAGAACCACGGTCTGGCTCTCGGCGAACTTCGACTGCTTCGTCGACCTCGCCGACGCCTGCTAGCCGGAGATCATCTCGCGGAGGTCCTCGGGGTCGACGGCGACGCCGTGGTCGTCCCACATATGTTCGAGCATGACGGCGACGAGCTGTTCGTCGTCCTCCGACGTGACCTCGTAGGGACAGCCCGGCCGACAGACGAGCTTCCGGCTCCAGCCCATGGGTTGTGCGTCGTGAGGAGTCGGTGAGTGGTACGTGTTTCTCGGGGTTTCGAGACGGTTTCGTTCGTTGAGGGGACGATTACCAGCCGTTCGTCCGCCTATTCTCCGTCCCACTGCGCATCTGACAACGTCCGCTGGACGGCCTCCTCGCCGACGGCGGCCGCCAGTGCCTCGAAGCCCTGTCGCTCGGCGCGGTCGCGGGCGTTGGCGACGAGTCGGGAGACGATGAACTCCGGGGTGGACTTGCCGACGGTGCCGAACCGCGGCTGGTAATCCACCTGTAGCGCGAGGTCCTGGGTCAGCCCCTCGGCGAAGATGCCGTCGATGCGCGCCTGCGATGGCAGCGGACTCAGCTCGTCCGCGAGATGCGTCACGTAGACGCCGAGCGCGCCGCGGTCGACGGTCAGTTGGACCAGTCCGTTGAGCAGGTCGGCCGCTCTGCCGGGTTCGGTGATGGCTTCGAACTCGTCGACGAGCATCAGTGCCCGCCCGTCGTCGGTCAGCGGCGGGACGATGGATTTCAGCGTCGACTCGAGGACGCCCGCGTTGAAACTGGCGTGTCGTCGGTGGAAGACGACCGTGTCGAACGCGCCGATCTCCGCGGCCTCCGCGGGCACGGGCAGTCCCATCGCGGTGAGCAGGACGACCTGACAGAGCGTCTCGAGCAGGGTCGTCTTCCCGCCGGAGTTCGCCCCCGTGAGGACCGTCACGCGGTCGCCGGAGGGGGGTGTGATGTCGCCCGCCGCGCCGTTGCCTGCGCGGTCGACGCCAGCGTTGCCAGCGAGGGCGTGTTCGCCGACGCCGTAGGTGACGGGTTGGACGTCGCCCGAGAGGAGCAGGTTCCGCGCGCCAGTCACGGCGAGACCGTCGTCGACGAGGGTCGGCCGCCGGAGGTCGTGCGCCTCGGCGAACCGCGCCAGCGACAGGGCGAAGCCGATGTCGTCGACGGCGGCGACCGCGGCGTCGACGTCGTCGCGGGCGGTCTCTACCGCCTCTCGAATCTCCGCCTCGACCGTCTCCTCGCGGTCTGCGACCTGTTCCTCCAAGTCCGCCGCCAGCGCGCGCAGCGTCGTACTCACGAAGTCCGCGGCGTCGACGGGGTCGTCGGCGGCGGCGCGTTGGACGTCGCTCCGCGTCAGGTCGGTCTCGCGGGTGACGTACTCGACGACGGCGTGTTCGAAGTCGTCGAGCGTGCGGACGCCCGAATCGCGGACGGTGTCGAGCACGTCGAAGGCGTCGTTGGCGAGGGATTTCGCCGCCTCGTGCTGGCGACGCAGGCGGTCGAGTTCGTCGTCCGCGCCGTCGACGACGCGGCCCTCGGAGACGTAGCCGAGCGCGCCCGCCGCCTCACGGAGCGCGTCGGGGTCGACGTCGTCGAGTGCGGCGAAGGTCTCGCCGCGGAGTCCGGCCTCGCGGAGCGCGAGCGCGGTCTCGACGGCCGCGCGTTCGGTCCCGCCACGCTCGTCGTAGCGGGCGAAGGCGTCGAGGACAGCGTCTCTGTCGGCCTCGTCGAGCGAGTCCCACGCCTCGCGGGCGGCGAGTACGCTGTCGAGGCGGTCGGTGATGGCCTCGCGGTCGGTCAGCGGCGTCAGGACGCGAATCCGGTCGGCAGCGTGTTCGGTGACAGCGTACTCACCGGCCAGCGAGAGCAGTTCGTCGTAGACGTTTCGGGCGTCCGAGGTGCCGAGCATCGACATCCCCGCGTCGCCGTTGGCCCGCCGGAGGATGCGCGTGGCTCGGCCGCGGGTGATGCCGGCGTCGGCGAGCGCGCGGAGGTCCGCCGACTCGATGGCGTCGATGGCGGCCTCGGTCCCGAGCGCGTCGGTGAGCCGTGTCTTCGTCTTCGGTCCGACTCCCCAGTAGTCCTCCAGTCGCATACCTGGTGTGGTATGGCCGCTGGCTTAGTGGTTACCTGTCGCTCGTCGTGAACGGACTCGGCGCACGGGTTCCGGTACCTCGCGCGAAGCGTGTCGCTTACTGGGCGGGGACCGTCTCGGCCCGCCGCGCGCAGTCTGCAAGAAGTCGTGTGAGGGTCTGTACCGCTTCCTCGTGGCGGTCTCTCGACTCTCGGAGTGTCATCGGCGTCACGCCGAGGGCGGTGTAGGGTTCGAAGTCCGCCGACGTTGCGACTCCACGCGCGATGAACCGCTCTGCGATCTGCGCGAGGAGCGTGTGGAGGTGAATCAGTTCGTTCTTCTTCACAGGATACACTAACGTGCTCAGACGGCCTAAATGACGCGGTAAGAACCGTTTCGAAGGAATTTGCGAATCTGACTGTCCGGAAATAAAGGGCGAACTAGCTGGAGATTTATCCGGGATATCGGCCGCTCGGCCATCTCATATCTGCCCAACTGCTCGGCCGTGTCATATCAGCCCAGCCGCTCGGCCAGTGTCTCGAAGCGGTCGAGGTCGTGGCCGTAGAGGACGGCGGCGTCGTGACGACGTTCGAGTTCCTTCAACGTCTGGAGGCTCTCGAACCAGTCGCGCTCGCTCCAGAGCAAGCCGGGACCGAGCGGGGCCTCGTCTGCCCAGTTGGCGTCGACGTAACACTCGTCGCCCGCGATGAGCAGCGTCTCGTCACCGAGGTCGAGTTTCGCGCCCATGACGCCGGGCGTGTGCCCCGGCAGGTGGAGGAGTTCGAAACCGTCGAAGAGCGTGTGACGGTGGCGGTGGACGATCTCCCAGTTGAGGTCGTGGTCGAAGTCGCTCGCGAGATAGGCGATAGACCCCTCGGTCGTCTTCGCGCTGTAGTAGGCGAACTTCAGCTCCTCCTCGTGGACGTAAATCGGGACGTCAGTCCCGGCGAACTCGGAGAGGCCGCCCGCGTGGTCCAGATGGAGATGGCTCATGACGACCGCGTCGATGTCGTCGAGAGCGTAGCCCGCCGCGTCGAGGTCGTCCGCGAGGCGGTGGTCGGCGGCGTCGACGTGCTCGAAGGCGTTGTAGAGCGGCGCGGGCCAGTACCCGTCGCCGGCGTCGGGGTGCGAGCCGGTATCCCAGAGCACCGTCGTCTCGGGACCGTCGACGACGGCGTTCCAGACGACGAACTCGGCCATCTCGTGGGTCGGGTTCGGGGTCTCGGCGTCGGCCATGGCGTAGCCGTCGACGACGTAGTTCGTGTCGGCGTAGACGCGGCCGCGGTCGACGGGCGTGACTGACAGGTCGGACATAACGGTGGTTAGGGTGCCGCGAGAATAACTGTTGGCTCGGTGAGAGGCCGAGGCGTGGTCGGGCGGGGTGCGAACTTACTGCCGCTGGCGGCCTTACTGCCGCTGGCGGTAGATGAGGTTGCGCTGGACCGCGTTGGCACCCTCGTAGATGACCGGGATGCGGACGTCGCGGTAGACGCGAGCGATGCGCCGGTCCGTCAGGTTCGAGCGGCCGCCGTGGAGCTGCATCCCGCGCTCGGCACAGAAGACGGAGGCCTCGGTCGAACGGCACTTACAGAGCGCGGCCCAGTAGCCCGCGTTGTCGTGGTTCTTCACCTTCTCGGCGGCGCGCCAGTTGAGCGAGCGGGCCGACTCGAACTCCAAGAGCATGTCGGCGAGGTCGTGCTGGACGGCCTGGAACTCCGAGATGTTGCGGCCGAAGGCGTTGCGGTCGTGGACGAAGTCCCACGCCTCCTCGATGGCGGCGGCGGCCATCCCGAGACCGTGGCCGCCGACGACGACGCGGCCGTGGTTGAAGAAGTCCGCGAGCATGTAGAAGCCGCCACCGGCGGTGCCGACGAGGTTCTCTTCCGGAATGGTGCAGTCGTCGAAGACGATGTGGGCCTGCTTCGACGCGCGCATCCCCATCTTCTCCGGGATGTGTTCGGCCTCGTAGCCCTCGGTGTCGGTCTCGACGATGAACATCGAGTAGTTCGAGTAGCGGTCCTCGGCGTCGCCCGTCTTCGCGTAGACGGTCAGCCAGTCGGCCTCGACGCCGTTGCCGATCCAGTACTTCTCGCCGTTGAGCACCCAGCCGTCGTCGGTCTTCTCGGCCGTCGTGGTCATGCCGGCGAGGTCCGACCCGGTCTCGGGTTCCGAGACGGCGAGGCCCGAAATCTGGTCGTTCTCCGCGACGGGGCGGAGATACTCCTCTTTCTGCTCCTCGGAGCCGTACTGTTCGACGATCTCACAGCCGAAACTCGCGAGCTGGAGCGTCAGCGCGATGCCGGCGTCGGCCTTGTAGAACTCCTCGGCGATGGCGAGTATCTGTTCGAGGTCGTAGCCGGAACCGCCGTACTCCTCGGCGATGTCCTGGGCGACGAGTCCGGCGTCCATCCCGGCTTCGAGGATCTCCCACGGATACTCACCCGTACGGTAATACTCCTCAGCGTTCGGCTCGATGTACTCTTCGGCGAACTCGCGGGCCTGCTGCTTGACCTCGCG
Protein-coding sequences here:
- a CDS encoding S8 family serine peptidase; translation: MSRRRIALQLFVTLLLVSAAGLPAVTSTAVGGGSETGGFADGHWRLFTEAAGSEESEESEGSEAGTAAPTATQTDPAEEHPWLTLHQTRSQPTDGVQAIRADELHEQGVTGEDVRVGVVGSTFAADHEAIAGHVADHYSVERPPVRPRSETGHDTAVAEVVTRTAPGADLYLAEVGTSPTGDSYADAVSWLVANDVDVVVDAGSYFSTADGDTDRIAAVAENASDDGVVFVTSAGNYGDRHWRGVDDGEGWVEFAPDSEANPLADGTATSGRVSLRLSWNTSADYDLYLYRKGTARDPVVAKSVTRQNGTNATATETINAVVPKGVYYVGIYAHDAGGTADADGANRTSHTNATSPANHTTPTTSRLRLFSTTTSLTHTTSGSMVAPATSGSVIAVGAIDVRSGQLRDYSSHGTDEFDVDVGAPDGVGTRVTGTFYGTSAAAPYVAGTAALVESSYDGLSPREVEQLLERTADGESRRLDAVDAVEAAAAVRRANVDGHDGHEVDSVGGVDDIDDFDDIDDTAEGNGP
- a CDS encoding ATP-dependent DNA helicase, whose translation is MTWESVFGHAEPYPEQAAGIETAIETADDGGFVVLEGACGTGKTMLALTAGIDRVRDPDSDYERVVVLTSVKQQLRQFEDDLRTINDNLPDDWRPVSGLTLVGKADVCPYSRERVAGIDEKNVYDRCEGLRERTRNLVGDGGDTTAASLVSQARSAQTGLADSSSSGPDYLETAGDPTPYLPEMPEYGDTEFCPFYAQFLDDLPEDGDPIEAVPFDFDSQGLIEPDDLVSLSAGFGTCPHSMMGAVLSHVEVVVGNYYHAFDPTTASTFTGALLDDSTFLVCDEAHMLEPRVRDLVSDAVGDVSLRDAESELTRVIQPVEFEDDGAKSTGAQTMDAQLVRAELEESDVTLSELKELRSFVRDLREELDRRVTAHLDHVQPDWRADLTQLDDHELPLRDPEVPATDEITEWAGEEGYDGGVWARAEIIGSTVARILNSAEEEDKKRVTPGVGRVLGEWYRQDHERYFREIELERTWDETQPPDSWRRAYNARLALHNCVPSDAIGDRLAEFGGGVLMSATLEPLDVFRRVSGLDYLEEEGRPVVERTFGLGFPEENRASFAVDAPKFTYGNRGSPGEDNETRRVYADSVAEVARRPGNVLVGMPSYGEAEWIASVLRERLDKPVLVDESSDDVATESLKTDFFGGQDKVLVTSLRGTLTEGVDYRGDRLSAAVVCGVPIINTASPRTKALVTAYDREFGSDGSAAGRGTGGGGGGGGSRSGFETALTVPAVRKARQAIGRVIRGSDEVGVRVFVDGRYARESWNSVREYLPEEEREEFRPVSPDMLSFALDRFWDGEASL
- a CDS encoding calcium/sodium antiporter: MLSTNTLYLVVGILLLYLGAELLVDGAARLALGFGLKAAIVGVTVVAFATTTPELFVAILSGLDYSTSLGLGAIIGSNIANIGLVLGIAALIRPLSVNEDVFREHVPFMVLAAVLLVGLGLDGTLGRFDGGVFLLLLAAFTGYLFYRMQQTEGEVESDEVDLDEDVDPKLMDFAKLGGGLLLLLLGSRWLIQGGQGALEALGFGPRFVGLTVLAFGTSLPELAASVVSAARGEEELSIGNVVGSNIYNILAVLGVLALMVPLNVPTDTLSFDFPVLIVFTFGIIAIMLNNRDISRLDGGVLVGGYLVFFYFLLP
- a CDS encoding DUF7576 family protein; amino-acid sequence: MVDPTSDLGEDVDESNAPECATCGELIIQSPTHRVLTSVEDGIVQHRHFCDDDCKAEWTEN
- a CDS encoding DUF7511 domain-containing protein yields the protein MSGVDTEFEAVDRRRDTDTRTGRDFDLHSVVVSDGNGPDECTIFPRQRGHLDRTTVWLSANFDCFVDLADAC
- a CDS encoding DUF1059 domain-containing protein, with protein sequence MGWSRKLVCRPGCPYEVTSEDDEQLVAVMLEHMWDDHGVAVDPEDLREMISG
- a CDS encoding helix-hairpin-helix domain-containing protein — translated: MRLEDYWGVGPKTKTRLTDALGTEAAIDAIESADLRALADAGITRGRATRILRRANGDAGMSMLGTSDARNVYDELLSLAGEYAVTEHAADRIRVLTPLTDREAITDRLDSVLAAREAWDSLDEADRDAVLDAFARYDERGGTERAAVETALALREAGLRGETFAALDDVDPDALREAAGALGYVSEGRVVDGADDELDRLRRQHEAAKSLANDAFDVLDTVRDSGVRTLDDFEHAVVEYVTRETDLTRSDVQRAAADDPVDAADFVSTTLRALAADLEEQVADREETVEAEIREAVETARDDVDAAVAAVDDIGFALSLARFAEAHDLRRPTLVDDGLAVTGARNLLLSGDVQPVTYGVGEHALAGNAGVDRAGNGAAGDITPPSGDRVTVLTGANSGGKTTLLETLCQVVLLTAMGLPVPAEAAEIGAFDTVVFHRRHASFNAGVLESTLKSIVPPLTDDGRALMLVDEFEAITEPGRAADLLNGLVQLTVDRGALGVYVTHLADELSPLPSQARIDGIFAEGLTQDLALQVDYQPRFGTVGKSTPEFIVSRLVANARDRAERQGFEALAAAVGEEAVQRTLSDAQWDGE
- a CDS encoding UPF0058 family protein, whose amino-acid sequence is MKKNELIHLHTLLAQIAERFIARGVATSADFEPYTALGVTPMTLRESRDRHEEAVQTLTRLLADCARRAETVPAQ
- a CDS encoding N-acyl homoserine lactonase family protein, with amino-acid sequence MSDLSVTPVDRGRVYADTNYVVDGYAMADAETPNPTHEMAEFVVWNAVVDGPETTVLWDTGSHPDAGDGYWPAPLYNAFEHVDAADHRLADDLDAAGYALDDIDAVVMSHLHLDHAGGLSEFAGTDVPIYVHEEELKFAYYSAKTTEGSIAYLASDFDHDLNWEIVHRHRHTLFDGFELLHLPGHTPGVMGAKLDLGDETLLIAGDECYVDANWADEAPLGPGLLWSERDWFESLQTLKELERRHDAAVLYGHDLDRFETLAERLG
- a CDS encoding acyl-CoA dehydrogenase family protein — its product is MDLLDDSIVPEHAREVKQQAREFAEEYIEPNAEEYYRTGEYPWEILEAGMDAGLVAQDIAEEYGGSGYDLEQILAIAEEFYKADAGIALTLQLASFGCEIVEQYGSEEQKEEYLRPVAENDQISGLAVSEPETGSDLAGMTTTAEKTDDGWVLNGEKYWIGNGVEADWLTVYAKTGDAEDRYSNYSMFIVETDTEGYEAEHIPEKMGMRASKQAHIVFDDCTIPEENLVGTAGGGFYMLADFFNHGRVVVGGHGLGMAAAAIEEAWDFVHDRNAFGRNISEFQAVQHDLADMLLEFESARSLNWRAAEKVKNHDNAGYWAALCKCRSTEASVFCAERGMQLHGGRSNLTDRRIARVYRDVRIPVIYEGANAVQRNLIYRQRQ